CCATAAAAAAACGGCAGCCGCTCTTTTAAAATGTCGAGGCCGTGATCGAGCCCCACGGGGATGAGCGAGGCGTCTGGCTCGTTTCGAATGTCCCATTCGTGGAGGATGAGCTCGTAGAAGCGCTGGCCCGGAAAGTATTTGACGGGGGTGGGGCCCCTGGGGTGAAAGGCGGGCTTGTTGAGATCCTCGGGCTTAATGGTGGCGAAAGTGTCTTGCAGGTCATTCGCCGCCGCCTCGAAGCGATCAACGCGCTCGCCGCCGGACAGGGCGATGAGTTCGTCCATCATCGTCATGCGTATCGAGCGGAATTCGGGCACATCTTTTGCGCCGAAGGGAATCGAGAGTTCGCCCGCGCGGCCATGCTCGATGGTGTGTGCATAAAAACGCGCGCCCAGGGTCATGTGGCTGATGACGTGTGAGGCGGTCCAGCCGGGGCAATAGCTC
This genomic interval from Nitrospinaceae bacterium contains the following:
- a CDS encoding maleylpyruvate isomerase family mycothiol-dependent enzyme, translating into MTDNSDLIPSISFVEKHNKILIEALREFDAATWARQSYCPGWTASHVISHMTLGARFYAHTIEHGRAGELSIPFGAKDVPEFRSIRMTMMDELIALSGGERVDRFEAAANDLQDTFATIKPEDLNKPAFHPRGPTPVKYFPGQRFYELILHEWDIRNEPDASLIPVGLDHGLDILKERLPFFYGQSPDPDLEGIYVIETTDPAHAWTVEIKDKKATYVSEAASSPDVRLAAGASDMIRLTSGRADIEAKRASGEFKVTGNETMAEVFIKILFNPF